A single region of the Candidatus Hydrogenedentota bacterium genome encodes:
- a CDS encoding 2-succinyl-5-enolpyruvyl-6-hydroxy-3-cyclohexene-1-carboxylate synthase, translated as MKAPNLNYLWAALLVEELARNGVRHFIVSPGSRSAPLAVAASQNAGISTLVHFDERGAAYCALGSSRAGHPAAVICTSGTAVANYWPAVAEASHSALPLVLLTADRPPELQDCGANQTMEQE; from the coding sequence ATGAAAGCGCCTAACCTAAACTATCTGTGGGCGGCCCTTCTTGTGGAAGAACTGGCGCGGAACGGCGTACGCCATTTTATCGTGTCGCCAGGCTCCAGGAGTGCGCCCCTTGCTGTCGCTGCCTCTCAAAATGCGGGTATCTCCACCCTAGTCCATTTCGACGAGCGAGGGGCCGCTTATTGCGCTTTAGGCTCTTCGCGTGCCGGTCATCCCGCCGCTGTGATTTGTACTTCCGGCACAGCAGTCGCGAATTATTGGCCTGCCGTTGCGGAAGCGTCCCACTCTGCTTTACCCTTGGTTCTGTTGACGGCTGACCGGCCTCCCGAACTGCAGGACTGCGGCGCGAACCAAACCATGGAACAAGAG